The following proteins are encoded in a genomic region of Takifugu rubripes chromosome 9, fTakRub1.2, whole genome shotgun sequence:
- the LOC101063063 gene encoding DENN domain-containing protein 2A isoform X1 produces MVSSARSGYTKWETTSRALHQGLPSSERMPAASTMTGGRALLLCTNTDNCIYQSVNGLQCCGLKVRESPSSTVPQRQEVCGPPRARDRKDPVSLSPLLTSSESPGPPVTMLAHHTSSANTDPRLPNMENGLCNRLNHTKGPGGAKSASIRDKISQWEGKKEVTPLNSTGTLLQTTTQKEVEAVKKKETKASEVQRTDSKRFVSREKQDSGKENVGKQSDSKPKSPACPTNKDKELVLEKSFQITKPTEQPQEKKTVLTHIKKLEKATKDVPDRPSLAFPGNYFSPPSKEEVEETEKKLHEPIFGTFDVARPGRSQRRKGGDPENVYSEPGAPSTNPPPKPQRTFQHHTPPALGPSSGKGRRNLPPLPSLPPPPLPTCPPPGVCKRPWAEKSRNSNNRKSYEFEDLLQSSSDSCRVDWYAQSRLGITRTLSEENVYEDIIDPPPKENPYEDIEMERSCLRTKCVSPSSSSPVPDTPTKLPSKPGFFRQTSERRSFKLLELRKINRDAGISTSSRISPPSTPSSPDDTPCLSGDPYNRRRRKIPKVVLKINAIFEARRGKKRMKKVSQSTEYSSGRVTDENSESESDTEEKLKAHSLRLVSVQSMLRQTDKCRTLERDLMELQERKLFEYFIVVALHKTKAGVPYLPEVTQQFPLKLERSFKFMRETEDQLKVIPQFCFPDAKDWAPVDSFPSETFSFVLTGEDGSRRFGYCRRLLPSGKGRRLPEVYCIVSRLGCFDLFSKILDEVEKRRAISPALVQPFMRGIMEAPFPAPGRTITVKNFLPGSGTEVIELCRPSDSRLEHVDFECLFSSLSLRLLLRVFASLLLERRVIFTADKLSTLSQCCHAVVALLYPFTWQHTYIPVLPPSMLDIVCTPTPFIVGLLSSSLPRLKELPIEEVLVVDLGNSRLLRQLDDEDSILPHKLQAALEHVLDRRKELACERGDNPSDCSFPSTVISEAFVRFFVEIVGHYSLFLAGAERDDESLTSPTSPSPSSSNPTSSPPSSSFQREAFRKAVTSKSLRRFLEVFMETQMFTSFIQERDLRRQGLRGLFEMRAQEYLDSLPGSEQRGVNKFLKGLGNKMKFLSKK; encoded by the exons GATGCCTGCTGCTAGCACCATGACCGGTGGGAGggccctgctgctctgcacgAACACTGACAACTGTATCTACCAATCAGTTAACGG GCTCCAGTGCTGCGGCTTGAAGGTGAGGGAGTCTCCATCTTCTACGGTGCCCCAGCGCCAAGAGGTGTGTGGGCCACCAagggccagagacaggaagGACCCGGTGTCCCTTTCTCCTCTACTGACCTCGAGTGAGAGCCCAGGCCCTCCGGTCACCATGTTGGCTCATCACACGTCCTCAGCCAACACAGATCCACGACTGCCTAACATGGAGAATGGCCTGTGCAACAGGCTGAACCACACCAAAGGGCCAGGTGGGGCGAAGTCTGCAAGCATCCGGGACAAGATCTCACAATGGGAAGGTAAAAAAGAGGTTACTCCGCTGAATTCAACTGGGACGTTACTGCAGACCACAACACAGAAGGAAGTCGAGGCGGTGAAGAAAAAGGAGACCAAAGCGTCAGAGGTCCAAAGGACAGATAGCAAGAGGTTTGTCAGCAGGGAGAAACAGGACTCAGGAAAGGAGAATGTTGGGAAACAAAGCGATTCGAAGCCAAAATCTCCAGCATGCCCGACGAATAAGGACAAAGAATTGGTTCTCGAAAAGAGCTTTCAAATTACCAAACCAACAGAACaaccacaagagaagaaaactgtGTTAACTCATATTAAGAAACTGGAGAAGGCAACAAAGGATGTTCCTGACAGACCTTCCCTTGCATTTCCAGGGAATTACTTCTCCCCTCCCTCaaaagaggaggtggaagaaacagaaaagaagctCCATGAGCCCATTTTTGGAACTTTTGATGTGGCACGGCCTGGCAGGTCACAGAGACGCAAGGGGGGAGATCCAGAGAATGTATACAGTGAGCCGGGTGCTCCATCCACAAACCCTCCACCTAAACCCCAGAGGACATTTCAGCACCACACGCCCCCTGCTTTAGGTCCCAGCTCAGGAAAAGGAAGAAGGAACTTGCCCCCTTTaccatcacttcctcctccacctttacCTACCTGCCCACCACCTGGAGTTTGTAAGAGACCCTGGGCTGAAAAATCCCGGAATAGCAATAACAG GAAGTCCTATGAGTTCGAGGATCTGCTCCAGTCATCTTCAGACAGCTGCAGGGTGGACTGGTACGCTCAGTCAAGGCTGGGGATAACACGCACTTTATCGGAAGAGAATGTCTACGAGGACATAATAG ACCCTCCTCCTAAGGAAAATCCTTACGAAGATAtagagatggagagaagctgTTTGCGAACCAAATGtgtttcaccttcatcctcatctCCCGTACCTGACACGCCAACCAAG CTCCCCTCTAAGCCTGGCTTCTTCAGACAGACTTCAGAAAGGCGGAGCTTCAAACTCCTGGAGCTGCGCAAGATCAACAGAGACGCCGGTATCTCTACGTCTTCCCGTATCAGCCCCCCCTCCACGCCCAGCAGCCCCGACGACACCCCCTGTCTCTCTGGAGATCCATACAATCGGAGGCGCAGGAAAATCCCCAAG GTGGTGTTGAAAATTAATGCCATCTTTGAGGCTCGGAGGGGGAAGAAACGTATGAAGAAGGTGTCTCAGTCCACTGAGTACAGCTCTGGTAGAG TGACAGATGAGAACAGCGAGTCGGAAAGTGACACGGAAGAAAAACTAAAAG CTCACAGCCTGCGGCTGGTGTCAGTCCAGTCCATGCTGAGGCAGACGGACAAGTGCCGCACCTTGGAGAGAGATctgatggagctgcaggagaggaaacTTTTTGAGTATTTCATAGTAGTTGCACTCCACAAGACCAAGGCTGGAGTCCCGTACCTGCCAGAAGTCACGCAGCAGTTTCCACTCAAG CTTGAGAGGAGCTTCAAGTTCATGCGGGAGACTGAGGACCAGCTGAAGGTCATCCCCCAGTTCTGTTTCCCTGATGCCAAAGACTGGGCGCCTGTCGACAGCTTCCCCAG tgaGACCTTCTCATTTGTCCTCACTGGTGAGGATGGAAGCAGGCGGTTTGGCTACTGTCGCCGATTACTG CCCAGCGGCAAAGGCCGGAGGCTCCCCGAGGTCTACTGCATTGTCAGCCGCCTGGGTTGCTTCGACCTCTTCTCAAAG ATCTTGGATGAAGTGGAGAAGAGAAGGGCCATCTCCCCCGCTCTGGTGCAGCCTTTTATGAGAGGAATAATGGAAGCTCCCTTCCCTGCTCCTGGGAGGACCATCACTGTCAAAAACTTCCTACCCGGCTCTGGAACAGAG GTGATAGAGCTGTGCAGGCCGTCAGATTCCCGGCTGGAACATGTCGACTTTGAatgcctcttctcctctctgagcCTGCGTCTCCTCCTCCGGGTGTTCGCCTCTCTGCTCCTGGAGCGCAGGGTCATTTTCACAGCTGACAAACTCAG cACCTTGTCTCAATGTTGCCATGCCGTTGTGGCTCTGCTCTACCCTTTCACCTGGCAGCACACCTACATCCCCGTGCTCCCCCCATCCATGCTAGATATTgtctgcacccccacccccttcatAGTGGGCCTCCTCTCCAGTTCCCTGCCTCGACTCAAAGAGCTGCCCATAGAAGAG GTCCTGGTGGTCGACCTCGGCAACAGCCGCCTACTACGACAG CTGGATGATGAGGACTCCATCCTTCCTCACAAGCTGCAGGCGGCTCTGGAGCACGTGCTCGACAGGAGGAAGGAACTGGCCTGTGAAAGGGGAGATAACCCGAGTG ACTGCAGCTTCCCCAGCACGGTCATATCCGAGGCCTTTGTGCGCTTCTTCGTGGAGATAGTTGGTCATTACTCCCTCTTCCTGGCCGGAGCAGAGCGGGACGACGAGTCTCTCACCTCCCCCACCTCgcccagcccctcctcctccaaccccacctcctctcccccctcctcttcctttcaaCGCGAGGCCTTCCGCAAAGCCGTCACCTCCAAAAGCTTGCGGAGGTTCTTGGAGGTGTTCATGGAGACCCAGATGTTCACGAGCTTCATCCAGGAGAGGGATCTGCGCAGGCAGGGCCTCAGAG GTCTGTTTGAGATGAGAGCACAAGAGTATCTGGACTCTCTTCCTGGGAGCGAGCAAAGAGGCGTCAACAAGTTCCTCAAGGGTCTTG GGAATAAGATGAAATTCCTCTCCAAGAAATGA
- the LOC101063063 gene encoding DENN domain-containing protein 2A isoform X2, protein MVSSARSGYTKWETTSRALHQGLPSSERMPAASTMTGGRALLLCTNTDNCIYQSVNGLQCCGLKVRESPSSTVPQRQEVCGPPRARDRKDPVSLSPLLTSSESPGPPVTMLAHHTSSANTDPRLPNMENGLCNRLNHTKGPGGAKSASIRDKISQWEGKKEVTPLNSTGTLLQTTTQKEVEAVKKKETKASEVQRTDSKRFVSREKQDSGKENVGKQSDSKPKSPACPTNKDKELVLEKSFQITKPTEQPQEKKTVLTHIKKLEKATKDVPDRPSLAFPGNYFSPPSKEEVEETEKKLHEPIFGTFDVARPGRSQRRKGGDPENVYSEPGAPSTNPPPKPQRTFQHHTPPALGPSSGKGRRNLPPLPSLPPPPLPTCPPPGVCKRPWAEKSRNSNNRKSYEFEDLLQSSSDSCRVDWYAQSRLGITRTLSEENVYEDIIDPPPKENPYEDIEMERSCLRTKCVSPSSSSPVPDTPTKPGFFRQTSERRSFKLLELRKINRDAGISTSSRISPPSTPSSPDDTPCLSGDPYNRRRRKIPKVVLKINAIFEARRGKKRMKKVSQSTEYSSGRVTDENSESESDTEEKLKAHSLRLVSVQSMLRQTDKCRTLERDLMELQERKLFEYFIVVALHKTKAGVPYLPEVTQQFPLKLERSFKFMRETEDQLKVIPQFCFPDAKDWAPVDSFPSETFSFVLTGEDGSRRFGYCRRLLPSGKGRRLPEVYCIVSRLGCFDLFSKILDEVEKRRAISPALVQPFMRGIMEAPFPAPGRTITVKNFLPGSGTEVIELCRPSDSRLEHVDFECLFSSLSLRLLLRVFASLLLERRVIFTADKLSTLSQCCHAVVALLYPFTWQHTYIPVLPPSMLDIVCTPTPFIVGLLSSSLPRLKELPIEEVLVVDLGNSRLLRQLDDEDSILPHKLQAALEHVLDRRKELACERGDNPSDCSFPSTVISEAFVRFFVEIVGHYSLFLAGAERDDESLTSPTSPSPSSSNPTSSPPSSSFQREAFRKAVTSKSLRRFLEVFMETQMFTSFIQERDLRRQGLRGLFEMRAQEYLDSLPGSEQRGVNKFLKGLGNKMKFLSKK, encoded by the exons GATGCCTGCTGCTAGCACCATGACCGGTGGGAGggccctgctgctctgcacgAACACTGACAACTGTATCTACCAATCAGTTAACGG GCTCCAGTGCTGCGGCTTGAAGGTGAGGGAGTCTCCATCTTCTACGGTGCCCCAGCGCCAAGAGGTGTGTGGGCCACCAagggccagagacaggaagGACCCGGTGTCCCTTTCTCCTCTACTGACCTCGAGTGAGAGCCCAGGCCCTCCGGTCACCATGTTGGCTCATCACACGTCCTCAGCCAACACAGATCCACGACTGCCTAACATGGAGAATGGCCTGTGCAACAGGCTGAACCACACCAAAGGGCCAGGTGGGGCGAAGTCTGCAAGCATCCGGGACAAGATCTCACAATGGGAAGGTAAAAAAGAGGTTACTCCGCTGAATTCAACTGGGACGTTACTGCAGACCACAACACAGAAGGAAGTCGAGGCGGTGAAGAAAAAGGAGACCAAAGCGTCAGAGGTCCAAAGGACAGATAGCAAGAGGTTTGTCAGCAGGGAGAAACAGGACTCAGGAAAGGAGAATGTTGGGAAACAAAGCGATTCGAAGCCAAAATCTCCAGCATGCCCGACGAATAAGGACAAAGAATTGGTTCTCGAAAAGAGCTTTCAAATTACCAAACCAACAGAACaaccacaagagaagaaaactgtGTTAACTCATATTAAGAAACTGGAGAAGGCAACAAAGGATGTTCCTGACAGACCTTCCCTTGCATTTCCAGGGAATTACTTCTCCCCTCCCTCaaaagaggaggtggaagaaacagaaaagaagctCCATGAGCCCATTTTTGGAACTTTTGATGTGGCACGGCCTGGCAGGTCACAGAGACGCAAGGGGGGAGATCCAGAGAATGTATACAGTGAGCCGGGTGCTCCATCCACAAACCCTCCACCTAAACCCCAGAGGACATTTCAGCACCACACGCCCCCTGCTTTAGGTCCCAGCTCAGGAAAAGGAAGAAGGAACTTGCCCCCTTTaccatcacttcctcctccacctttacCTACCTGCCCACCACCTGGAGTTTGTAAGAGACCCTGGGCTGAAAAATCCCGGAATAGCAATAACAG GAAGTCCTATGAGTTCGAGGATCTGCTCCAGTCATCTTCAGACAGCTGCAGGGTGGACTGGTACGCTCAGTCAAGGCTGGGGATAACACGCACTTTATCGGAAGAGAATGTCTACGAGGACATAATAG ACCCTCCTCCTAAGGAAAATCCTTACGAAGATAtagagatggagagaagctgTTTGCGAACCAAATGtgtttcaccttcatcctcatctCCCGTACCTGACACGCCAACCAAG CCTGGCTTCTTCAGACAGACTTCAGAAAGGCGGAGCTTCAAACTCCTGGAGCTGCGCAAGATCAACAGAGACGCCGGTATCTCTACGTCTTCCCGTATCAGCCCCCCCTCCACGCCCAGCAGCCCCGACGACACCCCCTGTCTCTCTGGAGATCCATACAATCGGAGGCGCAGGAAAATCCCCAAG GTGGTGTTGAAAATTAATGCCATCTTTGAGGCTCGGAGGGGGAAGAAACGTATGAAGAAGGTGTCTCAGTCCACTGAGTACAGCTCTGGTAGAG TGACAGATGAGAACAGCGAGTCGGAAAGTGACACGGAAGAAAAACTAAAAG CTCACAGCCTGCGGCTGGTGTCAGTCCAGTCCATGCTGAGGCAGACGGACAAGTGCCGCACCTTGGAGAGAGATctgatggagctgcaggagaggaaacTTTTTGAGTATTTCATAGTAGTTGCACTCCACAAGACCAAGGCTGGAGTCCCGTACCTGCCAGAAGTCACGCAGCAGTTTCCACTCAAG CTTGAGAGGAGCTTCAAGTTCATGCGGGAGACTGAGGACCAGCTGAAGGTCATCCCCCAGTTCTGTTTCCCTGATGCCAAAGACTGGGCGCCTGTCGACAGCTTCCCCAG tgaGACCTTCTCATTTGTCCTCACTGGTGAGGATGGAAGCAGGCGGTTTGGCTACTGTCGCCGATTACTG CCCAGCGGCAAAGGCCGGAGGCTCCCCGAGGTCTACTGCATTGTCAGCCGCCTGGGTTGCTTCGACCTCTTCTCAAAG ATCTTGGATGAAGTGGAGAAGAGAAGGGCCATCTCCCCCGCTCTGGTGCAGCCTTTTATGAGAGGAATAATGGAAGCTCCCTTCCCTGCTCCTGGGAGGACCATCACTGTCAAAAACTTCCTACCCGGCTCTGGAACAGAG GTGATAGAGCTGTGCAGGCCGTCAGATTCCCGGCTGGAACATGTCGACTTTGAatgcctcttctcctctctgagcCTGCGTCTCCTCCTCCGGGTGTTCGCCTCTCTGCTCCTGGAGCGCAGGGTCATTTTCACAGCTGACAAACTCAG cACCTTGTCTCAATGTTGCCATGCCGTTGTGGCTCTGCTCTACCCTTTCACCTGGCAGCACACCTACATCCCCGTGCTCCCCCCATCCATGCTAGATATTgtctgcacccccacccccttcatAGTGGGCCTCCTCTCCAGTTCCCTGCCTCGACTCAAAGAGCTGCCCATAGAAGAG GTCCTGGTGGTCGACCTCGGCAACAGCCGCCTACTACGACAG CTGGATGATGAGGACTCCATCCTTCCTCACAAGCTGCAGGCGGCTCTGGAGCACGTGCTCGACAGGAGGAAGGAACTGGCCTGTGAAAGGGGAGATAACCCGAGTG ACTGCAGCTTCCCCAGCACGGTCATATCCGAGGCCTTTGTGCGCTTCTTCGTGGAGATAGTTGGTCATTACTCCCTCTTCCTGGCCGGAGCAGAGCGGGACGACGAGTCTCTCACCTCCCCCACCTCgcccagcccctcctcctccaaccccacctcctctcccccctcctcttcctttcaaCGCGAGGCCTTCCGCAAAGCCGTCACCTCCAAAAGCTTGCGGAGGTTCTTGGAGGTGTTCATGGAGACCCAGATGTTCACGAGCTTCATCCAGGAGAGGGATCTGCGCAGGCAGGGCCTCAGAG GTCTGTTTGAGATGAGAGCACAAGAGTATCTGGACTCTCTTCCTGGGAGCGAGCAAAGAGGCGTCAACAAGTTCCTCAAGGGTCTTG GGAATAAGATGAAATTCCTCTCCAAGAAATGA
- the LOC101063063 gene encoding DENN domain-containing protein 2A isoform X3 codes for MPAASTMTGGRALLLCTNTDNCIYQSVNGLQCCGLKVRESPSSTVPQRQEVCGPPRARDRKDPVSLSPLLTSSESPGPPVTMLAHHTSSANTDPRLPNMENGLCNRLNHTKGPGGAKSASIRDKISQWEGKKEVTPLNSTGTLLQTTTQKEVEAVKKKETKASEVQRTDSKRFVSREKQDSGKENVGKQSDSKPKSPACPTNKDKELVLEKSFQITKPTEQPQEKKTVLTHIKKLEKATKDVPDRPSLAFPGNYFSPPSKEEVEETEKKLHEPIFGTFDVARPGRSQRRKGGDPENVYSEPGAPSTNPPPKPQRTFQHHTPPALGPSSGKGRRNLPPLPSLPPPPLPTCPPPGVCKRPWAEKSRNSNNRKSYEFEDLLQSSSDSCRVDWYAQSRLGITRTLSEENVYEDIIDPPPKENPYEDIEMERSCLRTKCVSPSSSSPVPDTPTKLPSKPGFFRQTSERRSFKLLELRKINRDAGISTSSRISPPSTPSSPDDTPCLSGDPYNRRRRKIPKVVLKINAIFEARRGKKRMKKVSQSTEYSSGRVTDENSESESDTEEKLKAHSLRLVSVQSMLRQTDKCRTLERDLMELQERKLFEYFIVVALHKTKAGVPYLPEVTQQFPLKLERSFKFMRETEDQLKVIPQFCFPDAKDWAPVDSFPSETFSFVLTGEDGSRRFGYCRRLLPSGKGRRLPEVYCIVSRLGCFDLFSKILDEVEKRRAISPALVQPFMRGIMEAPFPAPGRTITVKNFLPGSGTEVIELCRPSDSRLEHVDFECLFSSLSLRLLLRVFASLLLERRVIFTADKLSTLSQCCHAVVALLYPFTWQHTYIPVLPPSMLDIVCTPTPFIVGLLSSSLPRLKELPIEEVLVVDLGNSRLLRQLDDEDSILPHKLQAALEHVLDRRKELACERGDNPSDCSFPSTVISEAFVRFFVEIVGHYSLFLAGAERDDESLTSPTSPSPSSSNPTSSPPSSSFQREAFRKAVTSKSLRRFLEVFMETQMFTSFIQERDLRRQGLRGLFEMRAQEYLDSLPGSEQRGVNKFLKGLGNKMKFLSKK; via the exons ATGCCTGCTGCTAGCACCATGACCGGTGGGAGggccctgctgctctgcacgAACACTGACAACTGTATCTACCAATCAGTTAACGG GCTCCAGTGCTGCGGCTTGAAGGTGAGGGAGTCTCCATCTTCTACGGTGCCCCAGCGCCAAGAGGTGTGTGGGCCACCAagggccagagacaggaagGACCCGGTGTCCCTTTCTCCTCTACTGACCTCGAGTGAGAGCCCAGGCCCTCCGGTCACCATGTTGGCTCATCACACGTCCTCAGCCAACACAGATCCACGACTGCCTAACATGGAGAATGGCCTGTGCAACAGGCTGAACCACACCAAAGGGCCAGGTGGGGCGAAGTCTGCAAGCATCCGGGACAAGATCTCACAATGGGAAGGTAAAAAAGAGGTTACTCCGCTGAATTCAACTGGGACGTTACTGCAGACCACAACACAGAAGGAAGTCGAGGCGGTGAAGAAAAAGGAGACCAAAGCGTCAGAGGTCCAAAGGACAGATAGCAAGAGGTTTGTCAGCAGGGAGAAACAGGACTCAGGAAAGGAGAATGTTGGGAAACAAAGCGATTCGAAGCCAAAATCTCCAGCATGCCCGACGAATAAGGACAAAGAATTGGTTCTCGAAAAGAGCTTTCAAATTACCAAACCAACAGAACaaccacaagagaagaaaactgtGTTAACTCATATTAAGAAACTGGAGAAGGCAACAAAGGATGTTCCTGACAGACCTTCCCTTGCATTTCCAGGGAATTACTTCTCCCCTCCCTCaaaagaggaggtggaagaaacagaaaagaagctCCATGAGCCCATTTTTGGAACTTTTGATGTGGCACGGCCTGGCAGGTCACAGAGACGCAAGGGGGGAGATCCAGAGAATGTATACAGTGAGCCGGGTGCTCCATCCACAAACCCTCCACCTAAACCCCAGAGGACATTTCAGCACCACACGCCCCCTGCTTTAGGTCCCAGCTCAGGAAAAGGAAGAAGGAACTTGCCCCCTTTaccatcacttcctcctccacctttacCTACCTGCCCACCACCTGGAGTTTGTAAGAGACCCTGGGCTGAAAAATCCCGGAATAGCAATAACAG GAAGTCCTATGAGTTCGAGGATCTGCTCCAGTCATCTTCAGACAGCTGCAGGGTGGACTGGTACGCTCAGTCAAGGCTGGGGATAACACGCACTTTATCGGAAGAGAATGTCTACGAGGACATAATAG ACCCTCCTCCTAAGGAAAATCCTTACGAAGATAtagagatggagagaagctgTTTGCGAACCAAATGtgtttcaccttcatcctcatctCCCGTACCTGACACGCCAACCAAG CTCCCCTCTAAGCCTGGCTTCTTCAGACAGACTTCAGAAAGGCGGAGCTTCAAACTCCTGGAGCTGCGCAAGATCAACAGAGACGCCGGTATCTCTACGTCTTCCCGTATCAGCCCCCCCTCCACGCCCAGCAGCCCCGACGACACCCCCTGTCTCTCTGGAGATCCATACAATCGGAGGCGCAGGAAAATCCCCAAG GTGGTGTTGAAAATTAATGCCATCTTTGAGGCTCGGAGGGGGAAGAAACGTATGAAGAAGGTGTCTCAGTCCACTGAGTACAGCTCTGGTAGAG TGACAGATGAGAACAGCGAGTCGGAAAGTGACACGGAAGAAAAACTAAAAG CTCACAGCCTGCGGCTGGTGTCAGTCCAGTCCATGCTGAGGCAGACGGACAAGTGCCGCACCTTGGAGAGAGATctgatggagctgcaggagaggaaacTTTTTGAGTATTTCATAGTAGTTGCACTCCACAAGACCAAGGCTGGAGTCCCGTACCTGCCAGAAGTCACGCAGCAGTTTCCACTCAAG CTTGAGAGGAGCTTCAAGTTCATGCGGGAGACTGAGGACCAGCTGAAGGTCATCCCCCAGTTCTGTTTCCCTGATGCCAAAGACTGGGCGCCTGTCGACAGCTTCCCCAG tgaGACCTTCTCATTTGTCCTCACTGGTGAGGATGGAAGCAGGCGGTTTGGCTACTGTCGCCGATTACTG CCCAGCGGCAAAGGCCGGAGGCTCCCCGAGGTCTACTGCATTGTCAGCCGCCTGGGTTGCTTCGACCTCTTCTCAAAG ATCTTGGATGAAGTGGAGAAGAGAAGGGCCATCTCCCCCGCTCTGGTGCAGCCTTTTATGAGAGGAATAATGGAAGCTCCCTTCCCTGCTCCTGGGAGGACCATCACTGTCAAAAACTTCCTACCCGGCTCTGGAACAGAG GTGATAGAGCTGTGCAGGCCGTCAGATTCCCGGCTGGAACATGTCGACTTTGAatgcctcttctcctctctgagcCTGCGTCTCCTCCTCCGGGTGTTCGCCTCTCTGCTCCTGGAGCGCAGGGTCATTTTCACAGCTGACAAACTCAG cACCTTGTCTCAATGTTGCCATGCCGTTGTGGCTCTGCTCTACCCTTTCACCTGGCAGCACACCTACATCCCCGTGCTCCCCCCATCCATGCTAGATATTgtctgcacccccacccccttcatAGTGGGCCTCCTCTCCAGTTCCCTGCCTCGACTCAAAGAGCTGCCCATAGAAGAG GTCCTGGTGGTCGACCTCGGCAACAGCCGCCTACTACGACAG CTGGATGATGAGGACTCCATCCTTCCTCACAAGCTGCAGGCGGCTCTGGAGCACGTGCTCGACAGGAGGAAGGAACTGGCCTGTGAAAGGGGAGATAACCCGAGTG ACTGCAGCTTCCCCAGCACGGTCATATCCGAGGCCTTTGTGCGCTTCTTCGTGGAGATAGTTGGTCATTACTCCCTCTTCCTGGCCGGAGCAGAGCGGGACGACGAGTCTCTCACCTCCCCCACCTCgcccagcccctcctcctccaaccccacctcctctcccccctcctcttcctttcaaCGCGAGGCCTTCCGCAAAGCCGTCACCTCCAAAAGCTTGCGGAGGTTCTTGGAGGTGTTCATGGAGACCCAGATGTTCACGAGCTTCATCCAGGAGAGGGATCTGCGCAGGCAGGGCCTCAGAG GTCTGTTTGAGATGAGAGCACAAGAGTATCTGGACTCTCTTCCTGGGAGCGAGCAAAGAGGCGTCAACAAGTTCCTCAAGGGTCTTG GGAATAAGATGAAATTCCTCTCCAAGAAATGA